One Paraburkholderia sp. PREW-6R genomic region harbors:
- a CDS encoding DUF308 domain-containing protein codes for MNTYLTDSHPRDEQWLKRYYFARAAFSLVWVALAFAEGQHVIAIGAALLIIYPLWDALANYVDMSRSGGMRENPTQAINVFASAAVAIAATIVLHVNASIVLDVFGVWAVLSGMLQLATAIRRRKHAGAQWAMILSGAQSAVAGILFIVQASAATPPAIVKVAGYAAVGAIYFLVSALWLAVGQMRRKVASTS; via the coding sequence ATGAATACGTATCTTACGGACAGCCACCCTCGGGATGAGCAGTGGCTCAAGCGCTATTACTTCGCGCGCGCCGCTTTTTCTTTGGTGTGGGTTGCGCTTGCGTTCGCCGAAGGGCAGCACGTCATCGCGATCGGCGCTGCGCTGCTGATCATCTACCCCTTGTGGGACGCGTTGGCCAATTACGTCGACATGTCGCGTAGCGGTGGAATGCGTGAGAATCCGACTCAGGCTATCAATGTCTTTGCTAGCGCGGCTGTTGCGATTGCGGCGACTATCGTTCTGCATGTCAACGCCAGTATCGTGCTTGACGTATTCGGAGTCTGGGCGGTTCTGTCCGGAATGCTTCAGCTCGCCACTGCGATCCGTCGAAGAAAGCATGCTGGGGCGCAATGGGCAATGATTCTTAGCGGCGCCCAATCCGCGGTGGCGGGGATCCTGTTCATCGTGCAGGCCAGCGCGGCGACGCCGCCCGCGATTGTCAAAGTGGCGGGTTATGCAGCCGTTGGCGCAATCTATTTTCTGGTTTCGGCGTTGTGGCTCGCAGTCGGACAAATGCGGCGCAAGGTGGCTTCGACGTCTTGA
- a CDS encoding TonB-dependent siderophore receptor, whose protein sequence is MGLVAAAAMQASALAQSATVDDDVHSAHSPISTDATSAGNTLPAVVIKAATTPGELPAPYAGGQVARGGSIGVLGTSNVMNQPFSTTNYTEQMIEDTQARTIGDLVINNASVRTEQSSGGFGDVFQIRGFDVQPTDVALNGLYGMVSAARVPVNLLERVEVLQGPGSLMYGMGPGGSVGGAINIVTKRADDTPLTRLTALYQSRGQFGLEADVGRRLGDEDQWGIRFNGQIKDGQTGIAHGNQLQGNSAIGLDYRGKTLRWSFDAYNVSENTDELRSQIGFGTATAVPAVPSAYNNLYPGSKLKLRDTAVMTRAEYDVNQYVTVYGAAGEHYGTSAQNFPSASNMTAAGTFDVANGYYDQYTRTKTVDAGLRFHFDTFGIKHTLVTGVTSLNQEVGYFYALGSASVPSSLYVPTSLPAVDVARGDMQRSSQTRLNSQQVIDTMSLFNDRLLITGGFRRQTIGQDNYDPTTGAQQSTIDQQAISPLAGVVIKPLSNVSVYGNFTTGLSNGGTAPFGTANAGQAFAPYKSDQYEAGVKADWGRVMTSVSVFQISQPNGVTDPVTNVYGYNGKTRVRGLELAGYGEVFRGLRVMASATFYDPKVSGTAGGTQDGNEPGGVPKFAFNLGADYDLPWVQGLSVNGRIIHTGAQYYDSSDALRLQAWTRYDVGLRYGMRVASKDVVLRANVENLFGSRYWIQQGTYVTNAAPRTVLLSAQIDF, encoded by the coding sequence ATGGGGCTGGTCGCCGCAGCGGCGATGCAGGCAAGCGCGCTCGCGCAAAGTGCGACGGTGGATGACGATGTCCATTCCGCTCATTCGCCCATCTCCACCGACGCCACATCCGCCGGCAACACGCTGCCCGCCGTCGTCATCAAGGCGGCTACCACGCCAGGCGAACTGCCTGCTCCGTATGCAGGCGGACAGGTGGCGCGCGGCGGCAGCATCGGCGTGCTGGGCACGTCGAACGTAATGAACCAGCCGTTCAGCACGACCAATTACACCGAGCAGATGATCGAGGACACGCAGGCGCGCACGATTGGCGATCTGGTCATCAACAACGCGTCGGTGCGAACGGAGCAAAGCAGCGGCGGGTTCGGCGATGTCTTCCAGATTCGCGGCTTCGACGTACAGCCGACCGACGTTGCGCTGAACGGTTTGTATGGGATGGTTTCGGCCGCGCGCGTGCCGGTCAATCTGCTTGAGCGCGTGGAAGTGCTGCAAGGTCCGGGCTCGCTGATGTACGGCATGGGCCCCGGCGGCAGCGTCGGCGGCGCGATCAACATCGTGACCAAACGCGCGGACGATACGCCGCTCACCCGTCTAACGGCGCTCTATCAGTCCAGGGGACAATTCGGCCTTGAAGCGGATGTTGGCCGCCGCCTGGGTGACGAGGACCAGTGGGGTATCCGTTTCAATGGCCAGATCAAGGACGGACAGACGGGCATCGCGCACGGCAACCAGCTTCAGGGCAACAGTGCAATCGGGCTGGATTATCGCGGCAAGACATTGCGCTGGTCATTCGACGCGTACAACGTGTCGGAGAACACGGACGAGTTGCGCTCGCAGATCGGCTTCGGCACGGCGACCGCTGTACCGGCGGTTCCTTCGGCCTATAACAATCTTTATCCCGGCTCGAAGCTCAAGCTGCGCGATACGGCCGTCATGACGCGTGCCGAGTACGACGTCAATCAGTACGTGACTGTGTACGGCGCGGCGGGCGAGCACTACGGCACGTCGGCGCAAAATTTCCCGAGCGCGAGCAACATGACCGCCGCAGGGACGTTCGACGTCGCCAACGGTTACTACGACCAGTACACCCGCACGAAGACCGTGGATGCGGGTCTGCGCTTTCACTTCGATACCTTCGGCATCAAGCACACGCTGGTCACCGGCGTGACGAGCCTGAACCAGGAGGTCGGCTATTTCTACGCGCTGGGATCGGCGTCGGTGCCATCCAGTCTGTATGTGCCGACGTCGCTCCCGGCAGTCGACGTCGCGCGCGGCGACATGCAGCGCAGCAGCCAGACGCGGCTGAACAGCCAGCAGGTTATCGACACGATGTCCCTGTTCAACGATCGTCTGTTGATCACGGGCGGCTTCCGCCGGCAGACGATCGGACAGGACAATTACGATCCGACCACGGGTGCGCAGCAGAGCACGATCGACCAGCAGGCCATTTCGCCGCTCGCGGGCGTCGTCATCAAGCCGCTGTCGAATGTCTCGGTCTACGGCAACTTCACAACGGGTCTGTCCAACGGCGGTACGGCGCCGTTTGGTACGGCAAACGCCGGGCAGGCGTTCGCGCCGTACAAGTCAGACCAGTACGAAGCCGGCGTGAAGGCCGACTGGGGCCGCGTCATGACGTCCGTGTCCGTTTTCCAGATCTCGCAGCCCAACGGCGTCACTGATCCGGTGACGAACGTGTACGGGTACAACGGCAAAACGCGAGTGCGCGGTCTCGAACTGGCTGGCTACGGCGAGGTGTTCCGTGGCTTGCGTGTGATGGCAAGCGCCACCTTCTACGATCCCAAGGTATCGGGAACCGCCGGCGGCACGCAGGACGGCAACGAACCGGGGGGCGTGCCGAAGTTCGCCTTCAACCTCGGTGCGGACTACGATCTGCCCTGGGTGCAGGGCTTGAGCGTCAACGGACGAATCATCCACACGGGTGCACAGTATTACGATTCGAGCGACGCGTTGCGACTGCAGGCGTGGACCCGATACGACGTCGGGCTGCGTTATGGCATGCGGGTCGCGAGCAAGGACGTCGTGTTGCGTGCGAACGTGGAGAATCTGTTTGGCAGCCGTTACTGGATCCAGCAGGGCACGTACGTGACGAACGCTGCGCCGCGCACCGTGCTGCTTTCCGCGCAGATCGACTTCTGA
- a CDS encoding cytochrome b/b6 domain-containing protein produces the protein MNREIVVTNATIHPAWVRVFHWINAVAVMLMCMSGWQVYEASPIFSAIRFPPSITLGGWLGGALLWHFAVMWVLVANLVVYLVLGTITGRLRRTLFPLTLRAVATDLFAALRGKLSHADLREYNAVQKLAYLAVFADLVLVIVSGLTIWKPVQFAALRALMGGYDNARIVHFAAMSLLAGFFAIHVVMVALVPKSLITMIRGR, from the coding sequence ATGAACAGAGAGATCGTCGTGACCAACGCAACCATCCACCCAGCATGGGTCCGCGTGTTTCACTGGATCAACGCGGTGGCCGTCATGCTCATGTGCATGAGCGGCTGGCAGGTGTACGAGGCCTCGCCCATTTTCAGCGCGATCCGCTTTCCTCCATCCATCACGCTCGGTGGCTGGCTAGGTGGCGCGCTTCTCTGGCACTTCGCCGTCATGTGGGTACTGGTTGCAAATCTTGTCGTGTATCTGGTTCTGGGGACGATCACCGGGCGGCTGCGTCGGACGCTCTTTCCGCTCACCCTGCGCGCTGTCGCAACCGACTTGTTCGCGGCGTTGCGCGGCAAGCTCAGCCACGCTGACCTTCGTGAGTACAACGCCGTGCAAAAACTCGCGTACCTCGCCGTCTTCGCCGACCTCGTGCTCGTGATCGTGTCCGGGCTGACAATCTGGAAACCCGTGCAGTTTGCGGCTTTGCGCGCGCTAATGGGCGGCTACGACAACGCGCGAATCGTCCACTTCGCCGCCATGAGCCTGCTGGCAGGCTTTTTCGCCATACATGTCGTGATGGTTGCGCTCGTGCCGAAATCCTTGATCACGATGATTCGGGGAAGATGA
- a CDS encoding response regulator, protein MEQTNRIIVLDDEAELRNMLQRFLRSHGFDVRVVADGKQLDRYLQREPYDVLVLDLMMEPEDGLTVCRRLRAEGQTLPILMLTAKGDPVDRVVGLETGADDYLAKPFLPDELVARIRALLRRQKMAAGEPTVTSQTLRFGEYQFDVGQQTLRHRGEPVEVHSAQMLLLHALGSSPNRPVSRENLLARARGRDHDALDRSIDVQILRLRQIVEDDPSKPRFIKTVWGVGYMLVAGIES, encoded by the coding sequence ATGGAGCAGACGAACAGGATCATCGTGCTGGACGACGAAGCCGAGCTGCGCAACATGCTGCAACGGTTTCTCCGCAGCCACGGTTTTGACGTACGCGTCGTTGCCGACGGCAAGCAGCTCGACCGCTATCTGCAACGCGAGCCTTACGACGTGCTCGTGCTCGACCTGATGATGGAGCCGGAAGACGGGCTGACCGTATGCCGGCGACTGCGAGCCGAAGGACAGACGTTGCCCATTCTGATGCTGACTGCGAAAGGCGATCCGGTCGACCGCGTAGTCGGCCTCGAAACTGGCGCCGACGATTACCTCGCCAAGCCTTTCCTGCCGGATGAACTCGTCGCGCGAATCCGTGCGCTGCTGCGTCGCCAGAAAATGGCCGCGGGCGAACCGACCGTGACCTCGCAGACACTGCGCTTCGGCGAGTATCAGTTCGACGTCGGTCAGCAGACGCTGCGGCATCGCGGCGAGCCCGTCGAGGTGCACTCGGCGCAAATGCTGCTTCTGCATGCGCTCGGTTCGTCGCCGAATCGGCCGGTGAGCCGCGAGAACCTGCTTGCGCGGGCGCGCGGGCGCGATCACGACGCGCTCGATCGCAGCATCGACGTGCAGATCTTGCGGCTTCGCCAGATCGTCGAAGACGACCCGTCGAAGCCGCGCTTCATCAAGACCGTGTGGGGCGTCGGCTACATGCTCGTCGCGGGCATTGAATCGTGA
- a CDS encoding AraC family transcriptional regulator, translating to MKPAYEHVEFGENCSVRVYHRRLPRIPFEWHHHPEYELTLTLNSHGKRYIGDSITDYVDRDLVLVPPNLPHTWSSNRSIDAASPQVAIVIWFGGDWARRLADVCPEYAPLRNLLRRAASGLAFGPEAGAAMHMQIDDLLSGEPRKRLAAVLNVLCILGGASGEPLASPAAFSDRGEGPSGHEPERINRVLSMIDLRFAEPLRLSELCAAANVSERSLARYFEQHMGESVGRYISRVRIGHACRMLAHTSVPIAVVAARSGFPNVAHFNRQFKALKALTPMAYRKQFAAGDMAGMDADPLIDERSPSLQRKPGRVMPAV from the coding sequence ATGAAGCCCGCCTATGAACACGTGGAATTCGGCGAGAATTGCTCGGTCAGGGTTTACCACCGACGCTTGCCACGCATTCCATTCGAGTGGCATCACCACCCCGAGTACGAGCTCACGCTGACCCTGAACAGTCACGGCAAACGGTATATCGGCGACTCGATCACCGACTATGTCGACCGCGACCTCGTTCTCGTGCCGCCCAATCTGCCGCATACATGGTCGTCGAACCGTTCCATCGACGCAGCATCTCCGCAGGTTGCCATCGTGATCTGGTTCGGCGGCGACTGGGCGCGACGGCTTGCGGATGTCTGCCCGGAATACGCGCCTCTGCGTAACCTGTTGAGGCGGGCAGCGAGCGGTCTGGCATTCGGTCCGGAAGCCGGCGCCGCGATGCACATGCAGATCGACGATCTGCTGTCCGGCGAGCCGAGAAAACGCCTTGCTGCAGTCCTGAACGTTTTGTGCATCCTGGGAGGCGCGTCGGGTGAGCCGCTCGCTTCGCCCGCAGCGTTTAGCGACCGCGGGGAGGGTCCGTCGGGGCACGAACCGGAACGTATCAACCGCGTGCTGTCGATGATCGACTTGCGCTTTGCCGAACCACTGCGTCTATCCGAACTTTGCGCGGCCGCCAATGTGTCGGAGCGTTCGCTTGCGCGGTACTTCGAGCAGCACATGGGCGAAAGCGTCGGGCGATATATCTCGCGAGTCAGGATCGGACATGCTTGCCGGATGCTCGCACACACTTCAGTTCCCATCGCTGTCGTTGCGGCCCGCTCCGGCTTTCCGAACGTCGCTCACTTCAACCGGCAGTTCAAGGCGCTAAAAGCGCTCACGCCCATGGCTTACCGCAAGCAGTTTGCGGCCGGCGACATGGCAGGCATGGACGCGGATCCGTTGATCGACGAACGCTCGCCTTCGCTACAACGGAAGCCGGGACGGGTTATGCCAGCGGTGTGA
- a CDS encoding HD domain-containing phosphohydrolase, which translates to MTDDHVAFSAVRVFDAVKALAFIGDLSMGQPTGHSLRTAWLAARLADASRADSVTNAAVRETSLLRWSGCTANAAGFADVFGDDIAIRIAMVEDRPGWAERLNALGGAGAVLAPLAQIHCEVSGEVARMLGLADATQSALRRIFETFDGHGLPTQHAHETVPQAVLIVALAGDIETFSRIYGIERMFELIARRADARYPAHLVDTAARHATSWLAELEQASTADFDAALTTPDMRLDTTAELIADVIDLKLPWMTGFSRAVAATAAQCCARLTADRSAHARVYRAGLIHGIGRASVPNQIWNMSERLPESAWERVRLAPYWTSRAGKQAGALGEAAELASYAYERSDGSGYFRGTRDPSLTLEANVLAASVMFVALRSDRPWRAARSAAEAAQHLRDEASRGRLNVNVVNALLSDGTSTVRTTAGHTVQSSRLTAREIDVLRVISRGASNKEAARELTLSPSTVRTHVENVFRKLECTTRAAATLKASALGLL; encoded by the coding sequence ATGACCGACGACCACGTCGCCTTTTCGGCGGTGCGCGTATTCGATGCCGTCAAAGCGCTCGCCTTTATCGGCGATCTAAGCATGGGGCAGCCCACCGGCCACTCGCTGCGTACCGCATGGCTCGCCGCACGTCTTGCCGACGCATCCCGCGCGGATTCAGTGACAAACGCCGCGGTTCGCGAAACGTCGCTGCTACGCTGGTCGGGTTGCACGGCCAACGCGGCCGGTTTCGCCGATGTTTTCGGCGACGACATTGCCATACGTATTGCGATGGTAGAAGACCGTCCAGGCTGGGCGGAGCGTCTCAACGCACTGGGTGGTGCCGGCGCGGTGCTGGCTCCGCTCGCACAGATTCACTGCGAGGTTTCCGGCGAGGTGGCGCGGATGTTGGGGCTGGCGGATGCGACTCAGTCAGCGTTGCGGCGCATCTTCGAGACTTTCGACGGGCACGGCCTGCCCACTCAGCACGCCCACGAAACCGTGCCGCAAGCGGTGCTCATCGTCGCGCTCGCTGGCGACATCGAAACGTTTAGCCGCATTTATGGCATCGAGCGGATGTTCGAGCTGATCGCTCGACGCGCCGACGCGCGGTATCCGGCGCACCTGGTCGACACAGCAGCGCGCCACGCGACAAGCTGGTTGGCGGAACTGGAACAGGCGTCCACCGCCGATTTCGACGCGGCTTTGACGACACCTGACATGCGACTGGACACCACCGCCGAGTTGATCGCCGACGTCATCGATCTCAAGCTGCCGTGGATGACCGGCTTCTCGCGCGCGGTCGCTGCAACGGCGGCGCAATGCTGCGCGCGGCTCACTGCGGACAGGTCGGCCCATGCGCGCGTCTATCGCGCTGGGCTGATTCATGGAATTGGCCGTGCATCCGTGCCCAACCAGATCTGGAACATGAGCGAACGCTTGCCTGAAAGCGCATGGGAAAGGGTAAGACTGGCGCCGTACTGGACGTCTCGTGCCGGCAAGCAGGCCGGGGCTCTCGGAGAAGCGGCGGAACTTGCGTCATACGCGTACGAGAGGTCGGACGGTTCAGGCTATTTCCGAGGCACGCGCGATCCGTCGCTGACCCTGGAGGCCAACGTGCTGGCGGCATCGGTGATGTTCGTCGCGTTGCGCTCGGACCGTCCGTGGCGCGCGGCACGCTCCGCCGCCGAAGCCGCCCAGCATTTGCGTGACGAGGCCTCACGCGGTCGACTGAACGTCAATGTGGTGAATGCGTTGTTGTCCGATGGGACGTCGACCGTCAGGACGACGGCCGGCCACACTGTGCAGAGTTCGCGCTTGACGGCGCGCGAAATCGACGTGCTGCGCGTGATTTCGCGCGGCGCCAGCAACAAGGAAGCGGCACGTGAATTGACGCTCAGCCCGAGCACGGTGCGCACGCATGTCGAAAACGTGTTTCGCAAGCTCGAATGCACGACGCGCGCTGCGGCAACCCTGAAAGCATCCGCGCTGGGTTTGCTCTGA
- a CDS encoding acyl-CoA dehydrogenase family protein codes for MFTPCPTARSQELADRVEAFVRETVVPYERDPRNGSHGPSADLVDELRALAREAGLMTPHVLADGEHLTQLETAAVLKRSGLSPLGPVAVNTMAPDEGNMFLLGKVATEDQKQRFLTKLLSGHARSAFFMTEPAEDEGAGSDPSMLKTTARLVGDEWVIDGTKTFITGADGAEVGIVMARTDDGDQVQASMFLVNLPNPAIRIVKVLDTIDSSMPGGHSRIAIEGLRVPASAVLGEVHKGFEYAQIRLSPARLSHCMRWLGSVTRAHEIAAAYATRRHAFGKRLIDHEGVGFMLADNLIDLQQSALMIDWCAGVLDSGSLGTTESSMTKVAVSDALFRVADRCVQVMGGSGVSRDSIVEQVFREVRAFRIYDGPTEVHKWSLAKKIKRIAMEGDYRAGR; via the coding sequence ATGTTCACCCCATGTCCTACCGCGAGAAGCCAGGAACTCGCCGATCGCGTCGAAGCATTCGTCCGTGAGACCGTCGTGCCCTACGAGCGCGACCCGCGCAATGGATCCCACGGACCGTCCGCCGATCTCGTTGACGAACTGCGTGCGCTCGCGCGCGAAGCCGGCTTGATGACGCCCCACGTGCTTGCCGACGGCGAGCATCTCACACAACTTGAAACGGCCGCCGTGCTCAAGCGCTCCGGCCTGTCCCCTCTCGGTCCGGTCGCCGTCAATACGATGGCGCCGGATGAAGGCAATATGTTTCTGCTCGGCAAGGTCGCAACCGAGGACCAGAAGCAACGTTTCCTCACGAAGTTGCTCTCGGGCCACGCCCGTTCCGCTTTCTTCATGACGGAACCCGCCGAAGACGAAGGCGCCGGCTCCGATCCGTCAATGCTCAAGACGACAGCACGCCTCGTTGGCGACGAATGGGTCATCGACGGAACGAAGACCTTTATCACCGGTGCGGATGGTGCCGAAGTAGGTATCGTGATGGCACGCACCGACGACGGCGATCAGGTGCAAGCGAGTATGTTTCTCGTGAATCTCCCTAACCCTGCCATCAGAATCGTGAAGGTGCTGGATACCATCGACAGTTCGATGCCGGGAGGGCATTCGAGAATTGCGATCGAAGGGCTGCGCGTGCCCGCAAGCGCCGTGCTGGGCGAAGTACACAAAGGATTCGAATACGCGCAGATCCGCCTTTCTCCCGCGCGCCTCTCGCATTGCATGCGCTGGCTGGGCTCGGTCACGCGCGCACACGAGATTGCGGCGGCCTACGCAACGCGCCGGCACGCATTTGGCAAACGGCTCATCGATCACGAAGGAGTCGGATTCATGCTTGCCGACAATCTGATCGATTTGCAGCAATCCGCGCTGATGATCGACTGGTGTGCGGGCGTTCTCGATTCGGGTAGCCTCGGAACAACCGAAAGCTCGATGACGAAGGTCGCCGTATCCGACGCGCTGTTCCGCGTCGCCGATCGTTGCGTGCAGGTTATGGGGGGGTCTGGCGTCTCTCGTGACTCGATCGTCGAGCAGGTGTTCCGCGAAGTGCGGGCGTTCCGTATCTATGATGGTCCCACCGAAGTACACAAGTGGTCACTGGCCAAAAAGATCAAACGCATCGCGATGGAAGGTGATTATCGTGCTGGCCGCTGA
- a CDS encoding molybdopterin-dependent oxidoreductase: protein MTSNKDKWVPDSASIIKDAQKELGSASRRLFGRRILTLGGLALLSGCDPTNDQSVNDLLRTVSSFNDSAQALLFDPRRLAPTYPESMMTRPFPFNAFYDIDQVPDIDAQTYRLELTGLVNGKRRWTLAELNALPRRSQVTRHICIEGWSAIGKWGGVRFSDFLSLAGADTTAKYVALRCADNYWTSIDMPTALHPQTLLTLTYDDQTLPAKYGFPMKLRMPTKLGYKNPKHIVAITVTNQFPGGYWENQGYNWFGGS, encoded by the coding sequence ATGACGTCGAATAAGGATAAGTGGGTGCCCGACTCGGCGTCCATCATCAAGGACGCACAGAAAGAATTGGGCTCGGCTTCGCGGCGGCTGTTCGGCAGGCGCATCCTGACGCTCGGTGGCCTGGCGCTTCTGTCTGGCTGCGATCCGACAAACGACCAATCGGTGAATGACCTCTTGCGCACCGTGTCCTCGTTCAATGACAGCGCGCAAGCGTTGCTGTTCGATCCGCGCCGGCTGGCGCCGACGTATCCTGAATCCATGATGACGCGGCCTTTCCCGTTCAACGCGTTTTACGACATCGATCAGGTGCCGGATATCGATGCGCAGACCTATCGACTGGAGCTGACCGGTCTCGTCAATGGCAAGCGCAGGTGGACGCTTGCCGAACTGAATGCATTGCCCAGGCGCAGTCAGGTTACACGGCACATCTGCATTGAAGGCTGGAGCGCGATCGGCAAGTGGGGCGGGGTGCGTTTTTCCGACTTCCTGTCGCTTGCGGGAGCGGACACCACGGCGAAGTATGTGGCACTTCGTTGCGCCGACAACTACTGGACGAGCATCGATATGCCGACGGCATTGCACCCGCAGACGCTTTTAACGCTTACCTACGACGACCAGACGTTGCCGGCGAAATACGGGTTCCCGATGAAACTGCGCATGCCGACTAAACTTGGCTACAAGAACCCGAAACATATCGTCGCCATCACCGTGACCAATCAATTTCCCGGCGGCTATTGGGAAAACCAGGGGTATAACTGGTTTGGCGGGTCATGA
- a CDS encoding sterol desaturase family protein, whose amino-acid sequence MLTTEKLALCVTLFVIGVSLIEAWVLARKTRGSAAPFDWYEVWISLADVAGRKLLALLPLSLAAPIFALAWDHRIFTVTLNSALMLFLLFIGQEFCYYWYHRASHRIRFFWATHAVHHSPNQLTLSSAYRLGLTGKLTGSAIFFTPLVWFGVRPEIVLATLSFNLLYQFWLHNTWTPKLGWLEYVFNTPSAHRVHHASNVDYLDANFGGVLVVFDRLFGTYVEERAEEPCRYGLTTPTRSRNPLVVEFEHWGTLVRDVASARSVWTAICYVILPPGWRPDGSGDTTEALREQQQSRSVLRAHTDQRIDAFQGNQPASSASTRP is encoded by the coding sequence ATGTTGACTACTGAAAAACTCGCACTGTGCGTCACGTTGTTCGTCATTGGCGTTTCGCTGATCGAGGCGTGGGTCCTCGCACGCAAAACCCGCGGCAGCGCCGCGCCCTTCGACTGGTATGAAGTATGGATTTCGCTCGCCGATGTCGCCGGCCGCAAACTGCTCGCACTGCTGCCGCTTTCGCTCGCGGCACCGATTTTCGCGCTCGCCTGGGATCACCGGATCTTTACTGTCACGCTGAACAGCGCGCTGATGCTTTTCCTGCTCTTTATCGGTCAGGAGTTCTGCTACTACTGGTATCACCGGGCGTCGCACCGCATCCGCTTCTTCTGGGCGACGCATGCCGTTCATCATTCCCCGAACCAGTTGACGCTCTCGTCCGCCTACCGGCTTGGTCTGACGGGCAAGCTGACCGGCTCGGCGATCTTTTTTACGCCCCTCGTCTGGTTCGGGGTGCGACCGGAAATCGTGCTGGCGACGCTGAGCTTCAATCTGCTTTATCAGTTCTGGCTGCATAACACGTGGACACCGAAGCTCGGCTGGCTCGAATACGTGTTCAATACGCCGTCCGCGCACCGTGTGCACCACGCGTCGAACGTCGACTATCTCGATGCGAATTTTGGCGGCGTGCTCGTGGTGTTCGACCGTCTGTTCGGTACGTATGTCGAAGAGCGCGCCGAGGAGCCGTGCCGCTACGGCCTTACCACCCCGACGCGCTCGCGCAATCCGCTCGTCGTCGAATTCGAGCACTGGGGCACCCTCGTGCGTGATGTCGCATCGGCGCGCAGCGTGTGGACGGCGATCTGCTATGTGATCCTGCCGCCGGGCTGGCGTCCTGATGGTTCCGGCGATACAACCGAAGCGCTGCGTGAGCAACAGCAGTCGCGAAGCGTGCTGCGTGCCCATACGGATCAACGCATCGACGCGTTCCAGGGCAATCAACCCGCCAGCTCAGCGTCGACGAGGCCGTAA
- a CDS encoding EF-hand domain-containing protein, whose amino-acid sequence MKKMIAILVLCIVSATASAQEALPPGEAGRGERAMQQLQARFASANTTHDGKLTREQAAAGMPLVAQHFDAIDTQHLGYVTLPRIEELMKQRALVR is encoded by the coding sequence ATGAAAAAGATGATTGCAATTCTGGTCTTGTGTATTGTGTCTGCAACGGCTTCGGCTCAGGAAGCGCTGCCGCCTGGCGAAGCCGGGCGCGGCGAGCGTGCGATGCAGCAATTGCAGGCGCGCTTTGCGAGCGCCAACACGACGCACGACGGCAAACTGACGCGCGAACAGGCGGCGGCGGGCATGCCGCTCGTCGCGCAGCACTTCGACGCGATCGATACCCAGCACCTCGGTTACGTCACGCTGCCGCGGATCGAGGAGCTGATGAAGCAACGGGCACTGGTACGCTGA